In the Flavobacterium sp. J372 genome, one interval contains:
- a CDS encoding thioesterase family protein, producing MENTFIKKEKVRFQHVDYAGIVFYPRFLEMLNNIVEDFYEEALDMPFKNIHKTGGIPTVDLKVQFKKAARLGDELTKYFWVKKLGSSSMNCGFKFEHEDGSICLEGEVSLVRVDFNADRNDIKASPFPDEMRAKLERYVIPDMRF from the coding sequence ATGGAAAATACATTCATCAAAAAAGAAAAAGTACGCTTTCAGCATGTGGACTATGCCGGGATAGTTTTTTACCCGCGATTTTTGGAAATGCTGAATAACATTGTTGAAGATTTTTACGAGGAAGCGCTTGATATGCCTTTCAAAAACATACATAAAACAGGCGGTATCCCTACGGTTGACCTGAAAGTACAGTTTAAAAAGGCAGCGCGCCTGGGCGATGAGCTTACAAAATATTTCTGGGTAAAGAAGCTGGGCTCATCTTCCATGAACTGCGGGTTTAAGTTTGAGCATGAAGATGGTTCGATATGCCTTGAAGGTGAAGTGTCGCTGGTAAGGGTTGATTTTAACGCGGACCGTAATGATATAAAGGCCAGCCCGTTTCCTGATGAGATGCGGGCAAAACTTGAAAGGTATGTGATTCCTGATATGAGGTTTTAA
- a CDS encoding AMP-binding protein, whose protein sequence is MKHYEDNFAHSHLPPKELQADCFTGHPDFEFDGALNCVERLIDRHIAEGDGDRIAIRTFDATWTFQELYEKANQIAHVLKDNLDFVPGNRVLIRSANNPMYVACWFGIQKAGGIVVATMPLLREKELSVMIECAEISHAFCDYTLEDALMAVESPFLKQVITFDGSGKTMSKLETLMGNKPKTFSNYHTMADSLAIIGFTSGTTGKPKMTSHYHKDILLICEAFPKYSLQPTKDDIFTGSPPLGFTFGLGGLVLFPFYYGASTFLIEKPTPELLLQAIQDHKITICFTAPTAWRVLATKVQNYDISSLRKCVSAGETLPVKVWEDWYEATGLKIIDGIGSTEILHIFISSNEQNMRKGATGKAIRGYEARIIDSDGNEVTDGSPGRLAVRGITGCKYLNSPEKQMEYVQNGWNITGDIFRKDEDGYFWFVARGDDMIISSGYNIAAIEVESVLLTHPDVAECAVVGLPDENRGMLVCAYIVLNEQEKACDELTKTIQDWFKEVAAPYKYPREIRYVDVLPKTETGKIQRFKLKNTLQA, encoded by the coding sequence ATGAAACATTACGAAGATAATTTTGCCCATAGCCACCTGCCGCCAAAAGAACTGCAGGCAGATTGTTTTACTGGACATCCGGATTTTGAGTTTGACGGTGCACTGAACTGCGTGGAGAGGCTGATTGACAGGCATATAGCTGAAGGCGATGGAGACAGGATTGCCATCCGCACTTTTGATGCAACATGGACATTTCAGGAGCTATACGAGAAAGCCAACCAGATTGCTCATGTTTTAAAAGATAACCTTGATTTTGTGCCCGGGAACCGGGTGCTGATACGCTCCGCAAATAACCCCATGTATGTGGCATGCTGGTTCGGGATTCAGAAAGCCGGAGGAATTGTGGTGGCAACTATGCCATTACTTCGGGAAAAAGAACTCAGTGTGATGATTGAGTGTGCAGAGATATCCCACGCTTTCTGCGATTATACACTTGAAGATGCGCTAATGGCTGTGGAGTCGCCGTTCCTGAAACAGGTAATTACCTTTGACGGCTCAGGTAAAACAATGTCAAAGCTTGAAACGCTGATGGGTAACAAGCCAAAAACGTTCAGTAATTACCACACGATGGCTGATTCCCTGGCAATCATTGGGTTTACATCAGGCACTACGGGAAAGCCAAAAATGACATCGCACTACCACAAGGATATATTGCTGATATGCGAGGCGTTCCCTAAATATTCACTGCAACCTACAAAAGATGATATATTTACAGGCAGCCCGCCACTTGGTTTTACCTTCGGGCTTGGCGGACTGGTGCTGTTCCCGTTTTATTATGGGGCATCAACTTTTTTGATAGAGAAACCCACGCCTGAATTACTACTGCAAGCCATACAAGACCACAAGATTACAATTTGCTTCACTGCTCCTACGGCGTGGCGGGTGCTGGCTACAAAAGTCCAGAATTATGACATTTCTTCACTACGCAAATGTGTTTCGGCAGGTGAAACGTTGCCTGTTAAAGTTTGGGAAGACTGGTATGAAGCCACTGGATTAAAGATTATCGATGGTATCGGTTCTACGGAAATACTGCATATCTTTATATCGTCGAATGAACAAAATATGCGCAAAGGCGCAACAGGTAAGGCCATTCGCGGCTACGAGGCAAGAATAATAGACAGCGACGGAAACGAAGTTACAGATGGCTCTCCAGGTCGATTAGCTGTTCGTGGCATTACCGGCTGCAAATACCTGAACAGTCCTGAAAAACAGATGGAATATGTTCAAAATGGCTGGAACATTACCGGCGACATCTTCCGCAAAGACGAAGACGGTTACTTTTGGTTTGTGGCACGCGGTGATGACATGATCATATCTTCGGGGTATAACATTGCTGCCATTGAGGTAGAGAGTGTACTCCTCACCCACCCTGATGTTGCAGAATGTGCCGTAGTAGGCCTGCCGGATGAAAACCGAGGTATGCTGGTTTGTGCTTATATCGTTTTGAATGAGCAGGAAAAGGCATGTGACGAGCTTACAAAAACTATACAGGACTGGTTTAAGGAAGTGGCTGCACCCTATAAGTACCCACGGGAAATTCGATATGTGGATGTGCTGCCTAAAACTGAAACAGGTAAGATACAGCGATTTAAACTAAAAAATACATTACAGGCATAA
- a CDS encoding FAD-dependent monooxygenase has product MKITVIGGGPGGLYFSILLKKAMPDCVIDVYERNRADDSFGFGVVFSDETLSEFLTRDPESYELIRSRFAYWDELDVARDSETVRITGNGFCGCSRKTLLQLLQQRCSEEGVNLHFEANVDDLSRFADSDIIVAADGINSAIRDKFAADFGTEIELQSNRFVWMGSTRPLDAFTYFFRNTEHGAFVAHTYQYEEGMSTWIFETTDETWQKAGFNVTDEQDTIAKLQEFFKEELDGHGLISNRSHWRQFPVITNKRWNKDNIVLLGDAKATAHYSIGSGTKLAMECAIALADSVIKYKTDTQAVFEHYEKLRRNSVEMIQHAANVSLQWFEDMNRHIQHPFMQFAFSVMTRAKKVTFENLALRDPAFTQKVLTEFNSSIADSTPTTPAAFTPFSLRGMVIDNRIVMSPMEQYSAKDGVVTDWHLQHYGSRAIGGVGLIITEATAISPTGRITLGCPGIYSQEQTDSWKRVTSFIHENSSAKIAIQIGHSGRKGAVKFPWESNNEPIENAWGLLSASEISFNDKMPVPHEMTVEDMDIITSEFVTAAKNADAAGFDMIELQAHHGFLLASFLSPLTNARTDEFGGNIENRLKFPLKVFTEMRAVFPHEKPMSIRVSASDWAKGGITEEDVLTIARAFKKAGADIINVSTGLTVEHQKPAVGRMWQTPFSDMVRNEVNIPTITAGYIQDIDQINTILLNGRADLVALGKTLLLDPSFVRNAQAYESFKANKLDEVGVPQQYMSAISHHYPYIAGQRKSLENMKKALKPATHKK; this is encoded by the coding sequence ATGAAAATTACAGTAATAGGCGGCGGCCCGGGCGGATTATACTTCTCGATATTGCTGAAAAAAGCAATGCCTGACTGTGTAATTGATGTTTATGAACGCAACAGGGCCGATGATTCCTTCGGGTTTGGCGTAGTGTTTTCAGATGAAACGCTGAGCGAGTTCCTTACCCGCGACCCTGAGTCTTACGAGCTTATCCGCAGCCGATTTGCTTATTGGGATGAGCTTGATGTTGCCCGAGACAGCGAAACAGTACGCATTACCGGCAACGGTTTTTGTGGGTGCTCAAGAAAGACATTACTTCAATTGTTACAACAGCGTTGCAGTGAAGAAGGTGTTAACCTTCACTTTGAAGCGAATGTGGACGATTTAAGCCGGTTTGCGGACTCAGATATAATTGTGGCTGCTGATGGTATAAACAGCGCTATACGCGACAAATTTGCGGCTGATTTCGGGACTGAAATAGAACTGCAGAGCAACCGCTTTGTATGGATGGGCTCTACCCGCCCGCTGGATGCTTTTACCTATTTCTTCAGGAATACGGAACACGGCGCTTTTGTAGCCCACACCTACCAGTATGAAGAAGGAATGAGTACCTGGATTTTTGAAACAACAGACGAAACCTGGCAAAAAGCAGGATTTAATGTTACAGATGAACAGGATACCATTGCAAAACTTCAGGAGTTTTTTAAGGAAGAGCTTGACGGCCATGGCCTGATTTCTAACAGGTCGCACTGGAGGCAATTCCCTGTTATCACCAACAAACGCTGGAACAAAGACAACATTGTCTTGCTGGGTGACGCTAAAGCAACCGCCCACTACTCTATCGGTTCAGGCACAAAGCTCGCCATGGAATGTGCGATCGCTTTGGCCGACTCTGTCATAAAATATAAAACTGATACACAGGCAGTTTTTGAGCACTACGAAAAGCTGCGCCGCAACAGTGTTGAGATGATTCAGCATGCCGCAAACGTGTCGTTGCAATGGTTTGAAGATATGAACAGGCACATACAGCACCCGTTCATGCAATTCGCTTTCAGCGTAATGACCCGCGCCAAGAAAGTTACTTTTGAAAACCTTGCACTGCGTGACCCTGCATTTACACAAAAGGTTTTAACAGAATTCAATAGCAGCATCGCAGATTCGACACCAACAACTCCGGCAGCATTTACGCCATTTTCATTGCGCGGAATGGTAATCGACAACCGTATTGTCATGAGCCCGATGGAACAATATTCAGCAAAAGATGGGGTTGTTACCGACTGGCACCTGCAGCATTACGGTTCGCGTGCAATAGGCGGTGTAGGGCTTATAATTACGGAAGCTACAGCTATATCACCAACCGGAAGAATAACTTTAGGATGTCCCGGTATATACTCTCAGGAACAAACAGATAGCTGGAAACGAGTTACAAGTTTCATCCATGAAAACAGTTCGGCCAAAATAGCTATCCAAATTGGCCATTCCGGACGGAAAGGTGCGGTGAAATTCCCTTGGGAAAGCAATAACGAACCGATTGAAAATGCCTGGGGATTGCTCTCGGCATCTGAGATTTCATTTAACGATAAGATGCCTGTGCCTCACGAAATGACGGTTGAGGATATGGATATTATTACTTCAGAGTTTGTTACTGCGGCTAAAAATGCAGATGCTGCCGGTTTTGACATGATAGAGCTTCAGGCGCACCACGGGTTTCTGCTTGCTTCATTCCTGTCACCTTTGACAAATGCACGGACAGATGAATTTGGCGGAAACATTGAAAACAGGCTGAAATTCCCGCTAAAAGTATTTACTGAAATGCGTGCTGTTTTCCCACATGAAAAACCCATGAGTATACGTGTCTCGGCATCAGACTGGGCTAAAGGCGGTATTACCGAAGAAGATGTGCTGACAATAGCCAGAGCCTTTAAAAAAGCCGGTGCCGACATCATTAATGTATCGACAGGTTTGACAGTTGAACATCAGAAACCGGCAGTTGGCAGGATGTGGCAAACGCCCTTCAGCGATATGGTTCGAAATGAAGTAAACATCCCTACCATCACAGCGGGATACATTCAGGACATTGACCAGATAAATACAATTTTGCTTAATGGCAGGGCTGATTTGGTTGCACTTGGCAAAACACTTTTGCTCGACCCATCATTTGTACGTAATGCCCAGGCATATGAAAGCTTTAAAGCAAATAAGCTAGATGAAGTTGGTGTACCACAGCAATATATGTCGGCCATATCACACCATTATCCTTACATTGCCGGGCAGCGTAAGTCGCTTGAAAATATGAAAAAGGCGCTGAAGCCTGCAACGCATAAAAAGTAG
- a CDS encoding flavin reductase family protein, whose product MQIDPNTTDSKNIYKILTGAVIPRPIGWISSISKDGIPNLAPFSFFNAVGEDPPHVMFSTVRSGHTNKDTLNNVLETGQFVVNMATEELVEAMNNTSINLPPDDNEFEYAGLTAIPSTLVKPFRVAESPIHFECELVHHYSLEGHKDGGATIMIGRIIMFHVDDSVLLDNYKINRETYKPIARLEGWNYAKLGEVFEIKRPFIKP is encoded by the coding sequence ATGCAGATTGACCCAAACACAACCGACAGCAAGAACATCTATAAGATACTTACCGGTGCGGTAATTCCCCGTCCTATCGGCTGGATATCAAGCATCAGCAAAGATGGCATTCCCAACCTCGCGCCGTTTTCATTCTTTAATGCTGTAGGCGAAGACCCGCCCCACGTGATGTTCTCGACAGTTCGCTCGGGGCACACCAATAAAGATACGCTTAACAATGTACTTGAGACAGGGCAATTTGTTGTAAACATGGCAACTGAAGAGCTTGTTGAAGCTATGAACAATACATCAATCAACCTCCCACCCGATGACAATGAGTTTGAATATGCAGGACTCACGGCAATTCCTTCAACTTTAGTGAAGCCTTTCAGAGTAGCCGAAAGCCCGATTCACTTCGAATGTGAATTAGTGCATCATTACAGCCTTGAGGGCCATAAAGATGGCGGTGCAACTATAATGATAGGCCGAATTATAATGTTTCATGTAGATGACAGCGTATTGCTTGACAACTATAAGATTAACCGCGAAACCTATAAGCCTATTGCGCGCCTTGAGGGGTGGAACTACGCAAAACTTGGTGAGGTTTTCGAAATAAAAAGGCCTTTTATAAAACCATGA
- the acs gene encoding acetate--CoA ligase, with translation MSYYQVKSLEQYFKHYNKSIREPRKFWEKIADENFTWYQKWDKVVEFDMQEAEVKWFLNAKVNITKNCIDRHLAKRGEKTAIIFEPNNPDEEALHITYNELYDRVAKMANVMRDRGIKKGDRVCIYLPMIPELAVAVLACARIGAIHSVVFAGFSASAVATRINDSQCRMVITSDGGYRGNKTIDLKGIVDEALQKCPGVEEVLVVKRTNTEINMQEGRDIWLQPLLDEAVPNNVAEIMDAEDPLFILYTSGSTGKPKGMLHTTAGYMVYSAYTFKNIFAYEENDVFWCTADIGWITGHSYILYGPLLNGATTVIFEGVPSYPDFGRFWEVIDKHKVTQFYTAPTAIRSLAKENWEWVDKHDLSSLKIIGSVGEPINEEAWHWYNDHVGKKKSPVIDTWWQTETGGIMISPIPFVTPTKPTYATLPLPGVQPVLMDEKRNEIEGNQVVGSLCIKFPWPGMARTIWGDHQRFKETYFSTFPGKYFTGDGALRDEVGYYRITGRVDDVVIVSGHNLGTAPIEDAINEHPAVAESAIVGFLHEVKGNALYGFIILKESGSGRDRDNLIKEINEHISSHIGPIAKLDKMQFVSGLPKTRSGKIMRRILRKIAEGDFTNFGDTTTLLNPEIVDEIKDGRIE, from the coding sequence ATGAGTTATTACCAGGTTAAAAGCTTAGAGCAATACTTTAAACATTATAACAAGTCTATCCGCGAGCCCCGTAAATTCTGGGAAAAGATAGCCGACGAGAATTTTACATGGTACCAGAAATGGGATAAAGTGGTGGAATTTGACATGCAGGAGGCCGAGGTGAAATGGTTCCTCAATGCTAAAGTGAATATCACAAAAAACTGCATTGACCGTCACCTTGCAAAACGTGGAGAAAAGACAGCCATCATATTTGAGCCGAACAACCCGGACGAAGAAGCGCTGCATATAACCTATAACGAGCTGTATGACAGGGTGGCTAAGATGGCAAATGTGATGCGCGACCGTGGCATAAAGAAAGGTGACAGGGTATGTATTTACCTGCCGATGATTCCGGAACTTGCCGTAGCTGTCCTGGCCTGTGCAAGAATAGGCGCAATACATTCAGTTGTATTTGCAGGGTTTTCGGCTTCGGCAGTGGCAACGAGGATAAATGATTCGCAATGCCGCATGGTGATAACATCTGACGGTGGATACCGCGGCAATAAAACCATTGACCTTAAAGGTATTGTTGATGAGGCGCTGCAAAAGTGCCCCGGTGTTGAAGAAGTACTGGTTGTAAAGCGTACCAATACTGAAATCAACATGCAGGAAGGCCGTGATATATGGCTGCAGCCGCTGCTTGATGAAGCTGTACCGAATAACGTAGCTGAAATCATGGACGCTGAAGATCCGTTGTTTATATTATATACTTCGGGTTCAACAGGTAAGCCTAAAGGCATGCTGCATACTACGGCAGGTTACATGGTTTATTCAGCTTATACTTTCAAAAATATTTTTGCTTACGAAGAGAATGATGTTTTCTGGTGTACGGCTGACATAGGCTGGATCACAGGACATTCGTATATATTATATGGTCCGCTGCTCAACGGTGCCACTACTGTAATTTTTGAAGGTGTACCATCATACCCTGATTTTGGCCGTTTCTGGGAAGTGATTGACAAGCATAAAGTTACACAGTTCTATACGGCTCCAACGGCTATCCGCTCGCTTGCTAAAGAAAACTGGGAATGGGTTGATAAGCACGACTTGTCATCGCTAAAGATAATAGGGTCTGTAGGTGAGCCAATCAATGAAGAAGCATGGCACTGGTATAATGACCATGTCGGAAAAAAGAAATCTCCAGTTATAGATACGTGGTGGCAAACCGAGACCGGAGGCATAATGATTTCGCCAATTCCATTTGTAACCCCAACAAAACCAACGTATGCTACATTACCATTACCGGGTGTACAACCTGTATTGATGGATGAAAAACGCAACGAAATTGAAGGTAACCAGGTTGTGGGGAGCCTTTGCATCAAGTTCCCGTGGCCGGGTATGGCACGTACCATTTGGGGTGACCACCAGCGGTTTAAGGAAACGTATTTCTCAACATTCCCCGGGAAATATTTTACCGGAGATGGCGCCCTGCGTGATGAAGTGGGTTACTACAGGATAACCGGAAGGGTTGATGATGTTGTAATTGTGTCAGGGCATAACCTTGGCACAGCGCCAATTGAAGATGCCATAAATGAACATCCTGCCGTGGCAGAGTCAGCAATTGTGGGCTTTCTGCATGAGGTTAAGGGCAATGCACTGTACGGATTCATCATTTTGAAAGAATCAGGCTCAGGCCGTGACAGGGATAACCTTATTAAAGAGATTAACGAGCACATATCCAGCCACATAGGCCCGATAGCTAAGCTCGACAAAATGCAGTTTGTATCAGGTTTGCCGAAAACGCGTTCAGGTAAAATCATGAGAAGGATACTGCGGAAGATAGCGGAGGGCGACTTTACAAACTTTGGCGATACGACTACATTGCTCAACCCTGAAATTGTTGATGAAATTAAGGACGGACGGATAGAATAA
- a CDS encoding NAD(P)/FAD-dependent oxidoreductase translates to MENQPDVLIVGGGLAGLTAALHLRKNGLQITVIEKDSYPRHKVCGEYVSNEIIPYLNWLGIDIYELNPVKINKFEFSSNSGKKALANLPLGGFGVSRYALDNYLYIKAKDAGCTFVNDTVTDIRFDNEMLMVNTSDTTFTSKIVIGAYGKRAGLDQQLSRNFFVKKSPWLAVKCHYTGDFPDDVVALHNFDGGYCGISKVENNTINVCYLADYKTFKKFKNIDDYQKSVLSQNPHLLPIFEKCRAVFNKPLTISQISFEKKNPVENHIIMTGDTAGLIHPLCGNGMAMAIHSAKIASELIFLFHTGTIRTRAELEKRYAAEWRKNFGRRIKAGRMLGYALQHKSLAKALTGFVSAFPAVLPLIIKQTHGKPIQIAQ, encoded by the coding sequence ATGGAAAACCAACCTGATGTACTTATTGTAGGCGGAGGCCTGGCGGGGCTTACAGCTGCGCTACATCTGCGTAAAAACGGGCTTCAGATCACTGTAATTGAGAAGGATAGCTATCCGCGGCACAAGGTATGCGGCGAATATGTCTCCAACGAAATTATCCCATATTTAAATTGGCTTGGGATTGATATTTATGAGCTAAATCCTGTTAAAATTAACAAGTTTGAGTTTTCATCAAATTCAGGCAAAAAGGCCTTGGCAAATCTACCTTTAGGAGGTTTTGGAGTAAGCCGTTACGCGCTTGATAACTATCTGTACATCAAGGCTAAAGATGCCGGTTGCACGTTTGTAAATGACACTGTTACTGACATCCGGTTTGATAATGAAATGTTAATGGTAAATACTTCGGACACCACATTTACATCAAAAATCGTAATTGGCGCTTATGGCAAGCGGGCCGGGCTAGACCAGCAATTATCCAGGAATTTTTTTGTTAAAAAATCGCCCTGGCTGGCGGTAAAATGTCACTATACCGGAGATTTTCCAGATGATGTCGTCGCGTTACATAATTTTGATGGTGGTTATTGTGGAATATCAAAAGTGGAGAATAATACGATTAACGTGTGTTATCTCGCTGATTATAAAACGTTTAAAAAATTTAAAAATATTGACGATTACCAAAAATCTGTGCTTTCTCAAAATCCGCATTTGCTTCCTATTTTTGAGAAGTGCAGAGCAGTATTTAACAAGCCTTTAACAATCAGCCAGATTTCTTTCGAAAAGAAAAATCCGGTCGAAAACCATATCATCATGACAGGCGATACTGCCGGGCTCATCCATCCGCTTTGCGGCAACGGAATGGCCATGGCAATTCACAGCGCAAAAATCGCATCTGAACTTATATTTTTATTCCATACGGGAACAATCCGTACACGGGCAGAACTCGAAAAACGCTATGCCGCAGAATGGAGAAAGAATTTTGGCAGGAGGATAAAAGCGGGAAGGATGCTAGGATATGCATTGCAGCATAAATCACTTGCAAAGGCACTGACAGGATTTGTTTCGGCTTTCCCGGCAGTACTGCCCCTGATTATAAAACAAACACACGGCAAACCAATACAAATCGCGCAATGA
- a CDS encoding methyltransferase domain-containing protein, with the protein MIGPDITYRSTEAEIMDDFYIEGDELHGALDQIAGINKMLGGNAITLDGVKQLLKNHDKSVAVTIADVGCGNGDMLRMLADYGMREGYTFNLIGVDANPNTVAYAKQLSATYQIKYLCLDVFKTDFENLKYDIALCTLTLHHFSNEMIAKLLSTFETNASIGIVINDLHRSKVAYGLFRVISPVLGLNKMARQDGLVSILRGFRKIEIEKMAENLGLKKHSIRWRWAFRYQWIIEKT; encoded by the coding sequence ATGATAGGGCCTGACATTACATACCGCAGCACCGAGGCCGAGATTATGGACGATTTCTATATTGAAGGGGACGAACTGCACGGCGCGCTTGACCAGATTGCGGGTATAAACAAAATGCTCGGTGGCAACGCCATAACCCTTGACGGTGTGAAACAGCTATTGAAAAACCACGACAAAAGCGTGGCTGTAACCATCGCTGATGTGGGGTGCGGTAATGGTGACATGTTAAGGATGCTGGCAGATTACGGGATGCGGGAGGGTTATACATTCAACCTGATTGGTGTGGACGCTAATCCTAATACCGTTGCTTACGCAAAACAACTGTCGGCTACGTACCAGATCAAATATCTGTGCCTTGATGTGTTTAAGACTGATTTTGAGAACCTTAAATATGACATCGCCCTGTGTACGCTCACACTGCATCATTTCAGCAATGAAATGATTGCAAAGCTGCTTTCAACTTTTGAAACCAATGCTTCAATAGGAATCGTAATAAACGATTTGCACCGCAGCAAAGTAGCCTACGGGCTGTTTAGGGTAATAAGTCCCGTACTCGGACTGAACAAGATGGCCCGGCAGGATGGATTGGTGTCGATCCTCCGAGGGTTCAGGAAAATTGAAATAGAAAAAATGGCTGAAAACCTCGGCCTGAAAAAGCATAGTATCCGTTGGCGCTGGGCTTTCAGATACCAATGGATAATTGAAAAAACATGA
- a CDS encoding type III polyketide synthase: protein MSVKIIAAAKQLPEYSASTEEILELVDGWMAGQEDRFIRKVKKIFEGAAVDRRYSIMHPEEAFTATSFEEKNDIYSREAIKLGEKVLQNALDKAEWEPQSLDYIITVSCTGIMIPSLDAYLINKMNLRQDIVRLPVTEMGCAAGISGIIYAKNFLKANPGKRAAVIAVEAPSATFQLDDYSMPNIVSAAIFGDGSACCLLSSYEDDNGPEIIDEQMYHFYDAEHMMGFKLTNSGLQMVLDVEVPEKIASHFEDIIHPFLEKNDLRIDDVDHLIFHPGGKKIIKTVEELFAGMGKNIDDTKEVLKLYGNMSSATVLYVLERIMDTNPAKGERGVMLSFGPGFSAQRVLLQW from the coding sequence ATGAGTGTAAAAATTATAGCTGCAGCAAAGCAACTTCCTGAATATTCGGCTTCTACAGAAGAAATACTTGAACTTGTCGACGGATGGATGGCAGGGCAGGAGGACCGTTTCATCCGGAAGGTGAAGAAGATATTTGAAGGCGCTGCGGTTGACAGGCGTTATTCCATAATGCACCCGGAAGAGGCTTTTACGGCAACATCTTTTGAAGAAAAAAATGATATTTATTCGCGCGAGGCGATTAAACTCGGTGAAAAAGTACTGCAAAACGCACTTGATAAGGCAGAGTGGGAGCCTCAGAGCCTGGACTATATCATAACCGTAAGCTGTACCGGCATAATGATACCATCGCTTGATGCGTATCTCATCAATAAAATGAACCTGCGGCAGGATATCGTGAGGCTTCCGGTAACAGAGATGGGCTGTGCGGCTGGTATTTCGGGTATTATTTACGCCAAGAACTTCCTGAAGGCCAATCCAGGCAAGAGGGCGGCAGTGATAGCTGTTGAAGCGCCTTCAGCGACATTTCAATTAGATGATTACTCTATGCCTAACATTGTGAGCGCGGCGATTTTCGGTGACGGCTCGGCGTGCTGCCTGCTGTCGTCTTATGAGGATGATAACGGACCTGAGATTATCGATGAGCAGATGTATCATTTTTATGATGCTGAGCACATGATGGGCTTTAAGCTTACTAACAGCGGTTTGCAGATGGTGCTTGATGTGGAAGTACCGGAAAAGATCGCATCGCATTTTGAAGACATCATCCATCCTTTCCTTGAGAAAAACGATTTAAGGATTGATGACGTTGACCACCTGATTTTTCATCCGGGCGGCAAAAAAATCATTAAAACGGTTGAAGAACTTTTTGCAGGCATGGGAAAAAATATTGACGATACAAAAGAAGTGCTTAAATTGTACGGAAATATGTCGAGCGCCACGGTACTTTATGTACTTGAACGAATTATGGACACAAATCCGGCTAAGGGTGAACGAGGCGTGATGCTGAGTTTCGGCCCCGGATTCTCGGCACAGCGGGTGTTATTACAATGGTAA
- a CDS encoding enoyl-ACP reductase, producing MVKTFENTGYWAIILGGSSGLGLASAKKLAQEGMNIIIVYRNGRAEMEAIEKEFEAIRQANVQFEAFNADALNPEKREELISTIKLTIGNNKIRCLLHSVAKGSLKAMTGENALSTEDLNITMNAMAFSFYDWAKALLNAELFADDARLLAFTSEGSSKAWPSYGAVSAAKAALEALMRSMALEFAPDGLRSNCIMAGITDTQSLRMIPGSEALANHAKERNPFQRMTTPDDVADAVYMLCLDEAAWINGAVIPVNGGEHLQ from the coding sequence ATGGTAAAAACTTTTGAAAATACAGGTTATTGGGCTATTATTTTAGGGGGCAGCAGCGGGCTTGGGCTTGCTTCGGCTAAAAAACTGGCACAGGAAGGCATGAATATCATCATCGTCTACAGAAATGGCCGTGCGGAGATGGAAGCTATTGAAAAGGAGTTTGAAGCAATAAGGCAGGCAAACGTACAATTTGAAGCTTTTAATGCAGATGCCCTCAATCCTGAAAAACGAGAAGAACTGATTTCAACTATAAAATTAACGATTGGCAATAACAAAATCAGATGCCTGCTGCACAGCGTTGCAAAAGGCAGCCTGAAGGCAATGACAGGCGAAAACGCATTATCAACAGAAGACCTGAACATAACCATGAATGCTATGGCTTTCAGCTTTTATGACTGGGCAAAAGCATTACTAAATGCAGAATTATTTGCTGATGATGCACGACTCCTGGCTTTTACAAGTGAAGGCAGCAGTAAAGCATGGCCAAGCTATGGCGCAGTTTCAGCCGCAAAGGCAGCGCTTGAGGCATTGATGAGGAGTATGGCGTTGGAATTTGCTCCGGATGGCTTGCGCAGCAACTGCATTATGGCCGGGATAACTGATACCCAAAGCTTGCGGATGATTCCCGGCAGCGAAGCGCTTGCAAATCATGCCAAAGAACGAAATCCGTTTCAACGAATGACAACGCCTGATGATGTAGCCGATGCAGTATATATGTTGTGCCTTGATGAGGCAGCCTGGATAAACGGGGCGGTAATTCCGGTAAATGGCGGGGAACATCTTCAGTAA